A window from Dysidea avara chromosome 2, odDysAvar1.4, whole genome shotgun sequence encodes these proteins:
- the LOC136246996 gene encoding uncharacterized protein isoform X3, whose translation MIRDHENRMLLLDSRQKNYEFLLNGQKQLSEDEHFAIEEVNQAAANVTALRNFVYKSYDEKLEELNIYLEAVQQYEKMLAIEATLINAEHDVKVEHITGDDFDKVEDLLLKLSNLVTNFSIVDDMVPMFRSATKYEHVPDSPTDDTITTVSATEVETSTPESQLVPIINLEVTTTEDTTPQDIAVTPDENEEADKLAEPVVLPNGKPLKGILKHRRHSDTEGY comes from the exons ATGATTCGTGATCATGAGAATAGGATGTTGTTATTGGATAGTCGTCAAAAGAATTATGAATTTTTGCTCAATGGACAAAAGCAGCTTTCTGAAGATGAACATTTTGCCATTGAAGAA GTCAACCAAGCTGCTGCAAATGTCACAGCACTGAGAAATTTTGTGTACAAAAGTTATGACGAGAAATTGGAAGAGCTTAACATTT ATTTGGAGGCAGTTCAACAGTATGAGAAGATGTTGGCTATTGAAGCTACTCTAATAAATGCTGAACATGATGTGAAAGTTGAGCATATTACTGGA GATGATTTTGATAAAGTGGAGGATTTGCTGCTGAAGTTGTCCAACTTGGTTACTAACTTCTCAATTGTTGATGATATGGTGCCCATGTTTAGATCTGCAACTAAG TATGAACATGTTCCTGACTCTCCTACTGACGATACTATAACTACTGTATCAGCTACAGAAGTAGAGACCTCTACTCCAGAGTCACAACTAGTTCCTATAATCAACTTAGAAGTTACCACAACAGAGGATACTACTCCTCAAGATATAGCAGTCACTCCTGATGAAAATGAAGAAGCTGATAAACTAGCAGAGCCAGTTGTGTTGCCTAATGGCAAGCCATTAAAGGGGATCCTAAAACATCGTCGTCACTCTGATACTGAGGGATATTAG
- the LOC136246996 gene encoding spectrin alpha chain, non-erythrocytic 1-like isoform X1 — MFKNTCFYGHSEHVNFEVQGSFLPSPSLLHKQLTHESNRISSRNLINQTSCPSTKVRGSYGALFRGRCYFIRNGSNPFGNPEYLTQVLIRLEASFEKMQALLSQNRQMLIDTHKLQCFLAITNYLIEWYNMMKEEIMNTYPSGGSSSVEGMIRDHENRMLLLDSRQKNYEFLLNGQKQLSEDEHFAIEEVNQAAANVTALRNFVYKSYDEKLEELNIYLEAVQQYEKMLAIEATLINAEHDVKVEHITGDDFDKVEDLLLKLSNLVTNFSIVDDMVPMFRSATKYEHVPDSPTDDTITTVSATEVETSTPESQLVPIINLEVTTTEDTTPQDIAVTPDENEEADKLAEPVVLPNGKPLKGILKHRRHSDTEGY, encoded by the exons atgtttaaaaacacgtgtttttacgggcattctgaacacgtaaattttgaggtacaaggctcctttctaccttccccttcgttactacacaaacaacttacacatgaatcgaatcgcatttcatcaaggaatctgataaaccaaacttcgtgtccgtcaaccaaagtacgcggaagttatggcgccttgtttagaggacggtgttattttatacgaaacgggagtaacccattcggaaatccggaatatcttacacaagttttgatacgATTGGAGGCCTCCTTTGAGAAGATGCAAGCACTATTGTCACAGAATCGACAGATGTTAATTGATACTCATAAGCTACAATGTTTCTTAGCCATCACTAACTACCTTATAGAATGGTACAATATGATGAAGGAGGAGATTATGAATACATACCCATCAGG GGGTTCATCATCAGTTGAAGGGATGATTCGTGATCATGAGAATAGGATGTTGTTATTGGATAGTCGTCAAAAGAATTATGAATTTTTGCTCAATGGACAAAAGCAGCTTTCTGAAGATGAACATTTTGCCATTGAAGAA GTCAACCAAGCTGCTGCAAATGTCACAGCACTGAGAAATTTTGTGTACAAAAGTTATGACGAGAAATTGGAAGAGCTTAACATTT ATTTGGAGGCAGTTCAACAGTATGAGAAGATGTTGGCTATTGAAGCTACTCTAATAAATGCTGAACATGATGTGAAAGTTGAGCATATTACTGGA GATGATTTTGATAAAGTGGAGGATTTGCTGCTGAAGTTGTCCAACTTGGTTACTAACTTCTCAATTGTTGATGATATGGTGCCCATGTTTAGATCTGCAACTAAG TATGAACATGTTCCTGACTCTCCTACTGACGATACTATAACTACTGTATCAGCTACAGAAGTAGAGACCTCTACTCCAGAGTCACAACTAGTTCCTATAATCAACTTAGAAGTTACCACAACAGAGGATACTACTCCTCAAGATATAGCAGTCACTCCTGATGAAAATGAAGAAGCTGATAAACTAGCAGAGCCAGTTGTGTTGCCTAATGGCAAGCCATTAAAGGGGATCCTAAAACATCGTCGTCACTCTGATACTGAGGGATATTAG
- the LOC136246999 gene encoding uncharacterized protein: MLQDQKKFGEQTWLKCNTEFHGYASVHKTHISDQSGHCWHQKASGGELCIITQTYQLETAPYLHNGLPVANSTREETTVVTYHKKSVDELADTLMFGEQANNNQPLW, encoded by the exons atgctgcaagaccaaaaaaaatttggagaaCAAACGTGGCTGAAATGTAATacagaatttcatggatatgctagtgtgcacaa GacccatatcagtgatcagtctgggcactgctggcaccaaaaggcttcaggtggagagctatgcatcatcacacaaacttaccaacTGGAAACTGCACCTTATTTGCAtaatggcctgccag TGGCAAATTCTACTAGAGAAGAAACTACTGTTGTGACATACCACAAAAAGTCTGTAGATGAACTTGCTGATACCTTGATGTTTGGTGAACAGGCTAAT AACAACCAGCCATTGTGGTAG
- the LOC136246996 gene encoding uncharacterized protein isoform X2, with amino-acid sequence MKETSEEQADTVEMAFLDQNICMGFVKSSIFRGSSSVEGMIRDHENRMLLLDSRQKNYEFLLNGQKQLSEDEHFAIEEVNQAAANVTALRNFVYKSYDEKLEELNIYLEAVQQYEKMLAIEATLINAEHDVKVEHITGDDFDKVEDLLLKLSNLVTNFSIVDDMVPMFRSATKYEHVPDSPTDDTITTVSATEVETSTPESQLVPIINLEVTTTEDTTPQDIAVTPDENEEADKLAEPVVLPNGKPLKGILKHRRHSDTEGY; translated from the exons ATGAAGGAGACATCAGAGGAACAAGCTGATACTGTTGAAATGGCATTCCTagatcaaaacatatgtatgggatttgtcaaatcaagcattttcag GGGTTCATCATCAGTTGAAGGGATGATTCGTGATCATGAGAATAGGATGTTGTTATTGGATAGTCGTCAAAAGAATTATGAATTTTTGCTCAATGGACAAAAGCAGCTTTCTGAAGATGAACATTTTGCCATTGAAGAA GTCAACCAAGCTGCTGCAAATGTCACAGCACTGAGAAATTTTGTGTACAAAAGTTATGACGAGAAATTGGAAGAGCTTAACATTT ATTTGGAGGCAGTTCAACAGTATGAGAAGATGTTGGCTATTGAAGCTACTCTAATAAATGCTGAACATGATGTGAAAGTTGAGCATATTACTGGA GATGATTTTGATAAAGTGGAGGATTTGCTGCTGAAGTTGTCCAACTTGGTTACTAACTTCTCAATTGTTGATGATATGGTGCCCATGTTTAGATCTGCAACTAAG TATGAACATGTTCCTGACTCTCCTACTGACGATACTATAACTACTGTATCAGCTACAGAAGTAGAGACCTCTACTCCAGAGTCACAACTAGTTCCTATAATCAACTTAGAAGTTACCACAACAGAGGATACTACTCCTCAAGATATAGCAGTCACTCCTGATGAAAATGAAGAAGCTGATAAACTAGCAGAGCCAGTTGTGTTGCCTAATGGCAAGCCATTAAAGGGGATCCTAAAACATCGTCGTCACTCTGATACTGAGGGATATTAG